A stretch of the Nothobranchius furzeri strain GRZ-AD chromosome 5, NfurGRZ-RIMD1, whole genome shotgun sequence genome encodes the following:
- the LOC129163489 gene encoding m-AAA protease-interacting protein 1, mitochondrial, with amino-acid sequence MTLYRVNEMSLRTPIALCQCNAFATLECLWTYYVTLQSASSTFPLYLRLHRIRCRVQMVLVYLFFEISLNSTEFERGMKQALVQISWKMSCGRYHELKGLVSDEMREHVEKRCRSLSDAQRKQLAVNIDDLLFMLPIDISVVYDQNGRKFCSILVRFWFLSSHEGPEDPEGTKIFKVSSSEDGSLQRKVATAVYEYGS; translated from the exons atgaccctttacagggttaatgaaatgtcactcagaaccCCCATCGCTCTCTGTCAGTGTAACGcatttgcaactttagagtgccTGTGGACTTACTATGtgacactgcagtctgcttccagcacatttcctctaTATCtaagatt ACACCGGATCCGCTGCAGAGTCCAGATGGTTCTGGTTTATCTGTTCTTTGAGATCAGTTTAAACTCTACTGAGTTTGAGAGAGGAATGAAGCAG GCTTTGGTCCAGATCTCCTGGAAGATGTCCTGTGGGAGGTACCATGAGCTGAAAGGGCTCGTGTCTGATG AAATGCGTGAACATGTGGAAAAGAGGTGTCGGTCTTTGAGTGATGCTCAGAGGAAGCAGCTTGCTGTCAATATAGACGATTTGCTATTCATGCTGCCAATAGATATTTCTGTTGTTTATGATCAGAATG GTAGAAAGTTCTGCTCCATCCTCGTGAGGTTCTGGTTCTTGTCGTCACACGAAGGACCAGAGGACCCAGAAGGAACTAAGATCTTCAAAGTGTCCTCCAGTGAAGATGGCAGCCTACAGAGGAAAGTTGCCACTGCTGTTTATGAGTACGGATCCTGA